From one Caldithrix abyssi DSM 13497 genomic stretch:
- a CDS encoding glycoside hydrolase family 130 protein: MQVQKLDFKLEPNFRRVIALSYNIEKTHVQRIAQYVMRLSTAEREALFAEVEANFADRHRDLEKFLLNFYGQMEKYLPPGMRLNHADRLLLASYFTKEYSIEAAALFNPSIVPFERPTPDGDQRFVMSLRATGEGHISSVEFIQGKINKKGEIFFKMPESTFATGPERVTVDYDSPYQTIEMQFDAQIPLAERVIFPITDDEINGIEDLRLVRFEDESGAVYFGTYTAYDGHQIQSKLLETTDFTTFRSYALQGRAVNDKGMALFPEKIDGQYAMISRQDGTNLYIMFSDSLYDWEKAELLMEPQMPWELTKVGNCGSPIKTEAGWLLVTHGVGPMRKYQLGAILLDLKNPRKIIARLKDPLLGPDESEREGYVPNVIYTCGNMLHQGKLIVPYAMSDSASGVAIFNLQEILQEME; the protein is encoded by the coding sequence GTGCAGGTACAAAAACTGGATTTTAAACTGGAACCCAATTTTCGCAGAGTGATAGCTCTTTCTTACAACATAGAAAAGACGCATGTGCAACGCATTGCCCAATATGTAATGCGCCTGTCGACCGCAGAGCGTGAAGCGCTTTTTGCGGAGGTGGAAGCGAATTTTGCCGATCGGCATCGCGATCTTGAAAAGTTTCTATTGAATTTTTACGGGCAAATGGAAAAATACCTGCCGCCCGGAATGCGTTTGAACCATGCCGATCGTTTGTTGCTGGCCAGTTATTTTACTAAAGAATATTCCATCGAAGCGGCCGCTCTGTTTAATCCTTCCATTGTGCCCTTTGAAAGGCCGACCCCGGACGGCGACCAGCGTTTTGTAATGAGTTTACGGGCTACCGGCGAGGGACACATCTCCAGCGTTGAATTTATTCAGGGCAAAATAAATAAAAAGGGCGAAATATTTTTTAAGATGCCGGAATCGACCTTTGCCACCGGCCCGGAACGCGTAACGGTCGATTACGATTCGCCATACCAGACCATTGAAATGCAGTTCGACGCGCAAATCCCTCTGGCCGAACGCGTTATCTTTCCCATTACTGATGATGAGATCAATGGCATCGAAGATTTGCGGCTGGTGCGTTTTGAGGATGAAAGCGGAGCCGTTTATTTTGGCACATACACCGCTTACGACGGTCATCAAATTCAAAGCAAGCTACTGGAAACCACCGATTTTACTACCTTCAGAAGTTACGCCTTGCAGGGCAGGGCAGTGAATGACAAAGGCATGGCTCTTTTTCCGGAGAAGATCGACGGGCAATACGCCATGATCTCTCGACAGGACGGCACCAATCTTTATATTATGTTTTCCGATTCGTTGTACGACTGGGAAAAAGCAGAGTTGTTAATGGAGCCGCAAATGCCCTGGGAATTGACGAAAGTCGGGAATTGCGGTTCGCCGATCAAAACCGAGGCCGGCTGGCTGCTGGTAACGCACGGTGTGGGCCCCATGCGCAAATACCAGTTGGGCGCCATTTTGTTGGATTTAAAGAACCCGCGAAAGATCATCGCTCGACTTAAAGATCCTTTACTTGGCCCGGATGAAAGCGAACGAGAAGGCTATGTGCCCAATGTGATCTACACCTGCGGCAATATGCTGCACCAGGGTAAGTTGATCGTTCCTTACGCCATGTCCGATTCAGCCTCGGGTGTGGCTATTTTTAATCTTCAGGAGATCTTACAGGAAATGGAATAG
- a CDS encoding glycoside hydrolase family 130 protein — protein sequence MSIKRYAKNPVLTARDVPFKANSLFNAGAVKFNDKYLLICRVELPTGLSGLVKAWSDDGIEFKIEDKLFLTPEQHGELYEYVRWGVEDARVTRIDDMYYLTYTGYSPNEPVVILSRTQDFMNVEIFDLISEPANKDTVLFPRKINGYYWRIDRPMVSPMEGNIWISRSPDLRHWGHYRRLIAARKPWWDGDKVGASTPPIETEKGWLMLYHGVRTIGTSMIYKQGVLLLDLNEPYKVLGRSKHPVLSPEEPYERMGDVPNVVFSTGWIPEEDGQIKIYYSGADSNICLATTSIDALLNLCEEDECK from the coding sequence ATGAGCATCAAACGATATGCGAAAAATCCTGTGTTAACCGCCAGGGATGTGCCCTTTAAGGCTAACAGTTTGTTCAATGCCGGAGCCGTTAAATTCAATGATAAATACCTGCTGATCTGTCGCGTGGAACTGCCCACCGGACTTTCGGGGCTGGTAAAAGCCTGGAGCGACGATGGGATTGAGTTTAAAATAGAAGACAAGCTTTTCCTGACTCCGGAGCAGCACGGTGAGCTGTACGAATACGTTCGCTGGGGCGTTGAAGATGCGCGCGTTACCAGAATCGACGATATGTATTATCTTACCTACACCGGTTATTCGCCCAACGAGCCGGTGGTTATCTTAAGCAGAACGCAGGATTTTATGAATGTTGAGATTTTTGATCTGATTTCTGAACCGGCTAATAAAGACACGGTATTGTTTCCTCGCAAGATTAACGGCTATTACTGGCGGATTGATCGACCAATGGTCTCTCCCATGGAAGGCAATATATGGATCAGTCGCAGCCCGGATTTGCGGCACTGGGGCCATTACCGTCGTCTGATTGCCGCGCGTAAGCCCTGGTGGGATGGCGATAAAGTCGGGGCTTCTACGCCGCCCATTGAAACGGAAAAGGGCTGGTTGATGCTCTACCACGGCGTGCGTACCATTGGCACGTCAATGATTTACAAACAGGGCGTATTGTTACTGGATTTAAACGAGCCGTACAAAGTGCTGGGCCGAAGCAAACATCCCGTTCTCAGTCCGGAAGAGCCCTACGAACGCATGGGTGATGTGCCCAATGTGGTCTTTTCCACCGGCTGGATTCCAGAAGAGGACGGCCAGATAAAAATCTACTATTCCGGGGCAGATTCCAATATTTGTCTGGCCACGACCTCCATTGACGCTTTGTTGAATTTATGCGAGGAAGACGAATGCAAGTAA